The following proteins are co-located in the Paralichthys olivaceus isolate ysfri-2021 chromosome 2, ASM2471397v2, whole genome shotgun sequence genome:
- the wnk2 gene encoding serine/threonine-protein kinase WNK2 isoform X3, which yields MDPADDSSKDPPLGSTFSSAPNLDSDINANACRPVYENGTDHNVNIQSAAQRGASDPSAYPSTDYRGLIRQRFIRRSLWVSDSEEHQPVVDTCVNSSPVLNIDLRTIVDRSRTRVLQGTRLGLQETSSTESQAELKESATESVSADEEKGDGSEHQPKAEVVVPSDVTGKAGSDENEEEPGMKAVSTSPGGRFLKFDIELGRGSFKTVYKGLDTETWVEVAWCELQERKLSKVERQRFKEEAEMLKALQHPNIVRFYDFWESPVKGRKCIVLVTELMTSGTLKTYLKRFKVMKPKVLRSWCRQILKGLHFLHTRTPPIIHRDLKCDNIFITGPTGSVKIGDLGLATLKRASFAKSVIGTPEFMAPEMYEEHYDEAVDVYAFGMCMLEMATSEYPYSECQNAAQIYRKVTSGVKPASYGKVSDPEIKEIIGECICHRWEERYSIKDLLNHAFFAEDTGVRVELNEEDDGKKSSIALKLWVEDPKKLKGKYKDTGAIEFTFDLVNEVPEVVAQEMVESGFFLDCDVKIVGKSIRDRVALIKWKRERTVSTGNGETQQNLLQVPSTGVPQGATLAAADYEDQEGEQQTLICTVPTTTSTTSDSGGSSIVQLDDLNNQQNGLYQSPPETVSTTHMIYSPPAQAEPQMHQGPYQQPTAQAPLDNYTQASTQLHQGNYPQSTGQLHPGAYQQTAAQTYQSQTRHGSDPFVCHDGLNSESTVCFRRGSTSLVEMLRCRTHPLTKTSPFLCASLARASTNSVESSVHATDHLFSNSAQNPSGLSPLLSTYQHSDHDSARHFNSPLLPLNLQPPSELQPSTPRSPQPDRHCKACMSLLLRDRTKGGGSLGHTHIRSFSQFTPVCKPGSHTSPNLSKSPPLTVPLPYASPSLPPSNSQSTLLTSPSNLPPPSQVARSRSLYEGADLTLLNHCLHHIVGRRTSTPTLSDRVLNHPMGTTSSVFERIDKSQSLEIPLPHCCPYLDRNKLSLPHSSKGRVDPLTVSAPATPAPTVLQSRQTAQSFPAAAPTLQTHPGQEQVQGSRTNLGDVQLRAPVHPVLHGVQTPLWGSAADAEATLHAETRTLAQTQPLVPAQQQTPVPVSAQAAPIPQTPASKVPTSFPIQVSIAVPVPVSALAPVSASGPTFEPKLTSTGSDSSSVMGKPHHSVPGLVLAPVPFNLPVPGRAADPASAPASAPVAASGSAPVLQPAGIQTAVSLPESASLATTQQNLETTFASSTLQQEFSAEDVLQDKPVSLPSYAYDSLNSDVASGKEMSDGYDSLASVGKGDGKPRKHHRKSARTRSRQEKTSKPKLSMLNVCNTGDKMVECQLETHNHKMVTFKFDLDGDAPEEIATYMVDNGFILLLEKEIFIDQLKDIVDKAEDMLNEDVEGERASTLSCSPPHGQMSEGLVGESQQPGAPQPVYQQNGKRWFIICPVEETPTSSQETPSDGTATQSPGSSTTTQPADCSGTARPSREDGSSSTMSGGSGGFSYDVYGFCSPPIMSNTDPLLLATLSPPVSAPPTLQSVSSVEPAGSSGPPSVHQAQPARAQTVPPPSPHASFPVDESQGSPLGSVSPIHSARQMPDMMSPVSIAEEVPCCPLVMPLSLDVSGSQGGSPLTLLPLQEPDSAKEPLSVSYASATRTERPQQPVVLHQPYSSMGGTKVSSLPQSPAPSQHGAGPGESDGEARLGRGGFVDSTIKTLDEKLRNLLYQEYAPMYPSGSAAETPGSCTEYIQSPPGPDSAMGGSGNSTPGPMGEGRYRTGEQLPQIPERMDSLSTLSDSAVCASLSRRHVPHSASCSGARGRFKIISVPPDVANRRDVKQRSWSSAASPAHPVRYRQDHVQAEAMVTSTTIGRFSVISTEDDITQSTRCSRYSAPPDFYLDTPPSMAKRSSLPRALTSPSVPVDVTVHARFLSSDSGAESSPAKLAPATPSQRTRSERRGSDLMKRAVAFLRRSGRSSSVQSSDSPSRHGGVHGSACGSSDNDSEMDDSDMKRELQRLREKHLREISELQAHQRGEVELLYNRLGKVPPPGLGLSHTAPHNGRRKRSGRHKLKPGKLLSPLVQQFRNVTTKSSDSSRSAAAAGVGEPTLSLNGSPAKGSFPSHGRARSCTSHIPNSTSEPVQTQQPCSLKGSLSSDNIYAGLHGDGTSTQAPPAQGWSNYPQPSERVTYKSSSKPRARFLSGPVSLSIWTTLKRLCIGKDRGSRSAAGAGTFNQSQQLPAGATPPPPPHQPVMGLAQAQANNSNNKTGTYTGTSSSASERDLPEDLQRLMDDWAQEVLIVTHRPRTNSLSISGQQLWDQVVHRTHRQLASASYVSSWTGIGPEACTRSLTWPDSPRSTMTTSPSTGPHPSYQLHSPAPFRALSSFPLPSGVFVFPVAPSAQDAPSPTATPSYQPPDPKARTL from the exons ATGGATCCGGCAGATGACTCAAGTAAAGATCCGCCCTTGGGCTCCACTTTCTCCTCAGCACCGAATCTAGACTCGGACATAAACGCGAATGCCTGCAGGCCTGTCTATGAGAACGGGACGGACCACAATGTCAACATCCAGAGCGCAGCCCAGCGAGGAGCCAGCGACCCCAGCGCGTACCCCTCCACGGACTACCGGGGGCTCATCCGCCAGAGGTTCATCCGGAGGAGTCTGTGGGTGTCGGACTCCGAGGAGCACCAGCCGGTGGTGGACACGTGTGTCAACAGCAGCCCGGTGCTCAACATCGACCTGCGGACCATCGTGGATCGGAGTCGGACCCGGGTCCTCCAAGGGACCCGCCTGGGGCTCCAGGAGACGTCCAGCACGGAGAGCCAGGCGGAGCTGAAGGAGAGCGCCACGGAGAGCGTGAGCGCGGACGAGGAGAAGGGGGACGGCAGCGAACACCAACCCAAGGCCGAGGTGGTCGTGCCCTCCGACGTCACAGGTAAAGCGGGAAGTGACGAGAACGAAGAGGAGCCCGGGATGAAGGCCGTGTCCACCTCACCTGGGGGTCGATTCCTCAAGTTTGACATTGAGCTGGGCAGAGGGTCCTTCAAGACCGTCTACAAGGGTCTGGACACCGAAACCTGGGTGGAGGTGGCCTGGTGTGAACTCCAG GAAAGGAAACTGTCTAAAGTTGAGAGACAGAGATTCAAGGAGGAGGCTGAGATGTTAAAGGCTCTCCAGCATCCCAATATTGTGCGGTTTTATGACTTCTGGGAATCACCGGTGAAAGGGAGGAAGTGTATCGTTCTTGTGACAGAGCTAATGACCTCAGGGACACTAAAAAC GTATCTGAAGCGCTTCAAGGTGATGAAACCTAAAGTTCTTAGGAGCTGGTGCAGGCAGATTCTCAAaggcctccacttcctccacacAAGGACGCCTCCAATCATCCATCGAGACCTCAAGTGCGacaacatcttcatcactgGCCCCACAGGCTCTGTCAAAATAGGAGACCTCGGCCTGGCAACACTAAAGAGGGCCTCCTTCGCTAAAAGTGTCATTG GCACTCCGGAGTTCATGGCCCCAGAGATGTATGAGGAGCACTATGACGAGGCTGTGGATGTCTATGCCTTTGGGATGTGCATGTTGGAGATGGCCACCTCAGAATACCCGTACTCTGAGTGTCAGAATGCTGCACAGATCTACCGCAAAGTCACCAGT ggGGTGAAACCTGCTAGTTACGGTAAAGTCAGCGACCCTGAAATTAAGGAAATTATCGGGGAGTGCATCTGTCACAGATGGGAGGAAAG GTACTCCATCAAGGACCTCCTGAATCATGCCTTCTTTGCAGAGGATACAGGTGTGAGGGTGGAGCTCAATGAGGAAGATGATGGGAAGAAATCCTCTATTGCTCTGAAGCTGTGGGTGGAAGATCCTAAAAAGCTGAAGGGAAAATACAAGGACACTGGTGCTATTGAGTTCACCTTTGACTTGGTGAACGAGGTCCCAGAGGTCGTCGCCCAAGAAATG GTTGAATCAGGTTTTTTCCTGGACTGCGACGTCAAGATAGTTGGGAAGTCGATCCGAGACCGCGTGGCTCTCATCAAATGGAAGAGGGAGCGCACTGTCTCGACAGGAAATGGTGAGACGCAGCAGAACCTTCTGCAGGTTCCCAGTACTGGTGTACCACAGGGAGCCACATTAGCCGCAGCAGATTACGAAGACCAAGAGGGGGAGCAGCAGACCCTGATCTGCACTGTGCCAACCACCACATCTACTACAT CTGACAGTGGGGGGAGCTCTATCGTGCAGTTAGACGACCTAAACAATCAGCAAAACGGGCTCTACCAGTCTCCTCCAGAAACCGTTTCCACGACTCACATGATTTACAGTCCTCCTGCACAGGCTGAGCCTCAAATGCACCAGGGGCCCTACCAGCAACCCACAGCACAGGCCCCACTCGACAACTACACACAAGCATCCACACAGTTACATCAGGGAAACTACCCACAGAGCACAGGTCAACTGCATCCTGGGGCTTATcaacaaactgcagcacagaccTATCAGTCTCAAACA CGTCACGGCAGTGATCCCTTTGTATGCCATGACGGCCTCAACAGTGAGAGCACAGTGTGTTTTAGGCGTGGAAGCACCTCCCTGGTTGAGATGTTGCGGTGTCGGACACACCCTCTCACTAAGACAAGCCCCTTCCTATGTGCGTCACTGGCTCGGGCCTCGACAAATAGCGTAGAGAGCTCAGTGCATGCCACAGATCACCTGTTCTCTAACTCTGCACAGAATCCATCGGGATTATCTCCTCTCTTGTCCACCTATCAGCACTCCGATCATGACTCAGcaagacattttaattcaccTCTCCTTCCCCTAAATTTACAGCCTCCCTCAGAGCTGCAACCGAGCACCCCCCGCAGCCCGCAGCCCGACCGGCACTGCAAGGCTTGCATGTCTCTCCTCCTGAGGGACAGGACAAAGGGAGGCGGATctctgggacacacacacatacgttcTTTCTCCCAGTTTACTCCAGTGTGTAAGCCAGGCTCGCACACATCTCCTAACCTGTCAAAGTCTCCTCCCCTCACTGTACCTTTGCCTTATGCATcgccctctctccccccttcaaACAGTCAGTCTACCCTGCTGACCTCACCTTCAAATCTTCCTCCGCCCTCACAAGTTGCACGGTCACGGAGTTTGTATGAAGGCGCGGATCTCACTCTTCTCAACCACTGTCTCCATCATATCGTCGGTCGCAGGACCAGCACTCCCACCCTCTCTGATCGAGTACTCAATCATCCGATGGGCACCACCTCCTCAGTATTTGAGCGTATAGACAAAAGTCAGAGCCTGGAGATCCCACTCCCACACTGTTGCCCATATCTGGACAGGAACAAGCTGTCATTGCCCCACAGCAGCAAAGGCAGAGTGGATCCACTG ACAGTGTCTGCTCCTGCTACACCAGCTCCGACTGTGCTCCAGAGTAGACAGACAGCACAGAGCTTCCCGGCCGCAGCCCCCACTTTACAGACGCATCCTGGCCAAGAGCAG GTACAAGGTTCCAGGACGAACTTGGGAGATGTTCAGCTTCGGGCTCCAGTCCACCCTGTCTTGCATGGTGTTCAGACTCCTCTCTGGGGAAGCGCTGCAGATGCAGAAGCTACCTTACATGCTGAAACTCGAACACTGGCACAAACTCAACCTCTGGTCccagcacaacaacaaacaccagTCCCAGTGTCAGCTCAAGCTGCACCTATACCCCAAACTCCAGCTTCAAAAGTCCCAACTTCATTCCCAATACAGGTTTCAATAGCAGTTCCAGTGCCGGTCTCAGCTCTAGCACCAGTCTCGGCATCAGGTCCTACTTTTGAGCCAAAACTCACATCTACAGGCTCAGACTCATCTTCTGTCATGGGTAAACCGCATCACTCAGTCCCAGGTTTGGTCTTGGCCCCAGTCCCTTTCAACCTGCCAGTCCCAGGTAGAGCTGCAGACCCAGCTTCTGCTCCAGCTTCTGCTCCTGTCGCAGCTTCAGGCTCGGCTCCAGTTCTGCAGCCTGCTGGCATCCAGACGGCAGTGTCACTGCCTGAGTCTGCCAGTCTGGCCACGACTCAGCAAAACCTCGAAACGACATTTGCATCTAGCACCCTTCAACAAGAGTTCAGTGCTGAG GATGTGCTTCAGGACAAACCAGTATCTTTACCCAGCTATGCATATGACAG TCTCAACTCTGACGTGGCATCTGGTAAAGAAATGAGTGATGGCTATGACAGCTTGGCCAGTGTGGGGAAGGGCGATGGAAAACCCAGGAAACACCACCGCAAGTCTGCCCGAACACGTTCTCGCCAAGAAAAGACCAGCAAACCAAAACTAAGCATGCTCAAT GTTTGCAACACTGGAGATAAAATGGTGGAATGCCAGCTGGAGACTCACAATCACAAAATGGTGACGTTCAAATTCGATCTGGATGGAGATGCACCGGAGGAGATTGCCACTTACATG GTGGACAATGGCTTTATCCTACTGTTAGAGAAGGAGATCTTCATTGACCAATTAAAGGACATTGTGGATAAAGCTGAGGACATGCTGAATGAAGATGTAGAGGGTGAAAGAGCATCAACCTTGAGTTGTAGTCCTCCACATGGCCAGATGTCTGAGGGGTTAGTGGGAGAG AGTCAGCAGCCTGGAGCTCCTCAGCCTGTCTATCAGCAGAATG GGAAAAGATGGTTCATAATCTGCCCAGTAGAGGAGACCCCCACATCCAGCCAGGAGACCCCGTCTGATGGCACGGCTACTCAGTCTCCTGGGAGTTCAACCACTACCCAGCCTGCAGACTGCAGTGGCACAGCGAGGCCCTCCAGAG AAGACGGCTCATCTTCTACAAtgtctggaggaagtggaggcttCTCCTATGACGTGTATGGATTCTGTAGTCCCCCAATAATGTCCAACACAGACCCACTTCTTTTAGCCACTCTGTCCCCTCCTGTGTCTGCTCCCCCAACCCTCCAGTCCGTATCATCAGTGGAGCCTGCTGGCAGCTCTGGGCCGCCCAGTGTACATCAGGCCCAGCCAGCCAGGGCTCAGACTGTGCCCCCGCCATCCCCACATGCGTCTTTCCCAGTCGATGAGTCTCAAGGATCCCCTCTAGGATCCGTCTCCCCGATCCACTCTGCTCGGCAGATGCCTGACATGATGAGTCCTGTTTCTATAGCTGAGGAGGTGCCCTGCTGCCCTCTTGTCATGCCACTTTCTCTGGATGTGAGTGGTTCACAGGGTGGGTCTCCTCTGACCCTACTTCCTCTCCAGGAGCCAGATTCAGCCAAAGAGCCACTGTCTGTCTCCTACGCCTCAGCGACACGAACCGAGCGACCGCAGCAGCCTGTGGTGCTCCACCAGCCTTATTCCAGCATGGGAGGGACCAAAGTGTCCTCACTCCCCCAGAGCCCAGCACCATCCCAGCATGGTGCAGGGCCCGGTGAGTCAGATGGCGAAGCACGGCTTGGCCGCGGAGGCTTTGTGGACAGCACCATAAAAACGCTAGATGAGAAACTAAGGAACTTGCTGTACCAGGAATATGCCCCCATGTACCCATCAGGCAGTGCTGCAGAGACACCAGGCTCCTGCACTGAGTACATCCAGTCTCCTCCTGGTCCAGACAGCGCCATGGGAGGGTCAGGAAACAGCACGCCAGGGCCGATGGGGGAGGGACGCTACAGGACAGGGGAACAGCTG CCTCAGATTCCAGAGAGAATGGACAGTTTGAGCACACTGAGTGACTCAGCCGTGTGTG CTTCCTTGTCAAGAAGACACGTTCCTcactctgcctcctgctctgGAGCCAGAGGTCGATTTAAG ATCATTTCTGTTCCTCCTGATGTGGCAAACAGAAGAGATGTGaaacagaggagctggagcagcgCTGCTTCGCCGGCACACCCGGTTAGATACAGACAAGACCATGTTCAGGCTGAGGCCATGGTCACCTCCACTACGATCGGCCGCTTCTCTGTGATTAGCACTGAAGACGACATCACACAGAGTACACGCTGCAGCCGCTACTCTGCCCCGCCTGATTTCTACCTAGACACACCTCCTTCCATGGCAAAGCGGAGCTCCCTGCCTCGTGCCCTGACCTCACCCTCCGTCCCTGTGGACGTCACTGTCCATGCTCGCTTCCTCTCCTCAGACTCGGGGGCTGAGAGTAGCCCTGCGAAGCTGGCCCCTGCCACCCCATCTCAGCGGACTCGCTCTGAGCGCAGAGGAAGTGACCTCATGAAGAGGGCGGTGGCCTTCCTCCGTCGCTCAGGGCGCAGCAGCAGTGTGCAGAGCTCAGACTCACCAAGTAGGCATGGAGGTGTGCATGGCTCAGCCTGTGGCAGCAGCGATAATGACTCAGAGATGGATGACTCAGACATGAAGAGGGAACTGCAGAGACTCAGGGAGAA ACACCTGAGGGAGATCTCTGAGCTGCAGGCCCATCAGCGGGGAGAGGTGGAACTGCTATATAACCGGCTGGGCAAAGTCCCTCCTCCTGGCCTGGGTCTGTCTCACACTGCACCGCATAACGGCCGGAGAAAGAGATCAGGCAGGCACAAGCTGAAGCCTGGCAAACTTCTCAGCCCTCTGGTCCAACAGTTTAGAAATGTCACAACCAAAAGTAGTGACTCCAGCAGATCTG ctgctgctgcaggcgtAGGTGAGCCTACACTGAGTTTAAATGGCTCTCCGGCCAAAGGGTCTTTCCCCTCACACGGCCGGGCACGGTCATGCACGAGCCACATTCCCAACTCGACCTCAGAGCCTGTGCAGACTCAGCAGCCTTGTTCCCTCAAGGGCTCTTTGTCTTCAGATAATATTTACGCTGGACTACACGGAGATGGTACCAGCACACAAGCTCCACCTGCTCAAG GCTGGTCTAATTACCCTCAACCATCTGAGAGAGTCACCTATAAATCCAGTAGCAAGCCACGAGCTAGATTTCTCAGTGGGCCTGTGTCTTTGTCTATCT GGACAACATTGAAGAGACTGTGTATTGGGAAAGATCGCGGCAGCA gGTCTGCAGCCGGAGCTGGCACCTTCAATCAATCACAGCAGCTGCCTGCCGGTGCCacgcctccacctcctcctcatcagccGGTGATGGGACTGGCCCAGGCCCAGGCcaataacagcaacaacaagaCAGGCACATACACAGGCACTTCCTCGAGTGCCAGTGAAAGAGACCTGCCTGAAGACTTGCAGCGGCTGATGGACGACTGGGCCCAGGAGGTTCTTATCGTCACCCACAGGCCGCGCACCAACTCTCTTAGCATCAGCGGGCAGCAGCTGTGGGATCAGGTTGTGCATCGAACACACAGACAACTGGCTAGTGCTTCATAT GTATCTTCATGGACAGGAATTGGTCCAGAGGCCTGCACCCGGTCCCTGACATGGCCTGACAGCCCCAGGTCAACGATGACGACCAGCCCCTCCACGGGGCCCCATCCCAGCTATCAGCTACACTCACCCGCTCCATTCAGGGCCTTgtcctccttccctcttcctTCAGGAGTTTTTGTCTTTCCTGTTGCGCCCTCAGCCCAGGACGCCCCCAGCCCCACTGCAACTCCATCATATCAGCCGCCCGACCCCAAAGCCAGGACTCTTTAA